A part of Campylobacter concisus genomic DNA contains:
- a CDS encoding ankyrin repeat domain-containing protein, with translation MKKVVFFLFFSVCFFINLHALECSDLAKKESFKTTPNDLAYTNEGLFYCNGSLLNLEEVKELFDASVAIRSESQSCVGDRVYKENLNKLRWLLLKASFAPELYQKELAEPKVAEGEKDARMGYFRYWANESLFNFLKYKKFLEAYKNAQTPLVKFYESLGLDTASAAYYATSVVNEFLTFGVGKNVNKAKILTPEQNIMAQRINSDELANLLYSKNFSTAELTNLLNIALLNEKSSDMIKEIIRCGADVNLGDETPLFFALKNIENVKILLANKADVNHKNFFGKSVLFYAVQFSDKPLCELLLKNGANANESYIDENTKMNMINLGMTQVEDTCGLEHTNRSVFMHAAAHATPEILKLLMDNGADINATDDAGFNALDYAMKEQNEKTIKFLENLGLKPNFN, from the coding sequence ATGAAAAAAGTAGTTTTTTTTCTCTTTTTTAGCGTTTGTTTTTTTATAAATTTACACGCTTTAGAGTGCAGTGATCTTGCTAAAAAAGAGAGCTTTAAAACTACTCCAAACGATCTTGCTTACACGAATGAGGGGCTATTTTACTGTAATGGTTCGCTTTTAAATTTAGAAGAGGTGAAAGAGCTTTTTGATGCGAGTGTGGCTATTAGAAGCGAGTCTCAAAGTTGCGTTGGTGATAGAGTTTATAAAGAAAATTTAAACAAGCTTAGATGGCTTTTGCTAAAAGCATCATTTGCGCCTGAGCTTTATCAAAAAGAGCTTGCAGAGCCAAAGGTTGCTGAGGGAGAAAAAGACGCCAGAATGGGGTATTTTAGGTACTGGGCAAATGAAAGCTTATTTAATTTTTTAAAATATAAAAAATTTTTAGAAGCTTACAAAAACGCTCAAACTCCGCTTGTAAAATTTTATGAAAGTCTTGGACTTGATACGGCAAGTGCCGCTTACTACGCAACTAGCGTGGTAAATGAGTTTTTGACTTTTGGCGTTGGTAAAAATGTAAATAAAGCTAAAATTTTAACACCTGAGCAAAATATAATGGCTCAAAGGATAAATTCCGATGAGCTGGCAAATTTACTTTACTCAAAAAATTTCAGTACCGCTGAGCTTACAAATTTACTTAATATCGCGCTTTTAAACGAAAAAAGTAGTGATATGATAAAAGAGATCATAAGGTGTGGGGCCGATGTGAATTTGGGCGATGAGACGCCGCTATTTTTTGCTTTAAAAAATATAGAAAATGTAAAAATTTTACTTGCAAATAAAGCCGATGTAAATCACAAAAATTTCTTTGGAAAAAGTGTACTTTTTTATGCTGTGCAGTTTAGCGATAAGCCACTTTGTGAGCTTTTGCTAAAAAATGGTGCCAATGCCAACGAGAGCTACATAGATGAAAATACCAAGATGAATATGATAAATTTGGGTATGACGCAAGTTGAAGATACATGTGGTCTAGAGCATACAAATAGAAGCGTTTTTATGCATGCAGCAGCTCATGCAACACCAGAAATTTTAAAGCTTTTGATGGATAATGGTGCTGATATTAATGCCACTGATGATGCTGGATTTAACGCGCTTGACTATGCCATGAAAGAACAAAACGAAAAGACGATCAAATTTTTAGAAAATTTGGGTTTAAAGCCAAATTTCAATTAG
- a CDS encoding SDR family NAD(P)-dependent oxidoreductase produces the protein MKKTAFVTGATSGFGEAIARRLSKEGYKIVALARREDRLKKLASELGDTHIIVADIRDKEAVFDAVDSLPENFKDIEVLVNNAGMALGLEKTIDAKVEDFEAMIDTNVKGLIYSTKAVLPLLYKQEKGYIFNIGSTAGSWPYPGSNVYGATKAFVKQFSLNLRNDLVGTNIRVTNIEPGLCKTEFSEVRFRGDKAKADSLYENTNFITSEDIATILVNCLNMPGSVNINRVEVMANTQTWAGLAIEKF, from the coding sequence ATGAAAAAGACAGCTTTTGTAACTGGTGCAACATCTGGATTTGGCGAGGCGATCGCTAGAAGACTCTCAAAAGAGGGCTACAAGATAGTCGCTCTTGCAAGGCGCGAAGATAGGCTAAAGAAGCTTGCAAGCGAGCTTGGCGATACGCATATCATTGTAGCTGACATACGCGATAAAGAAGCTGTTTTTGACGCAGTTGATAGCTTGCCTGAAAATTTTAAAGACATCGAAGTACTTGTGAATAACGCTGGTATGGCGCTTGGACTTGAAAAGACGATAGATGCGAAGGTGGAGGATTTTGAGGCGATGATAGACACCAACGTCAAGGGTCTTATCTACTCGACAAAGGCGGTTTTGCCACTACTTTATAAGCAAGAAAAGGGCTATATCTTTAATATTGGCTCGACAGCTGGCTCATGGCCATATCCTGGAAGCAATGTTTATGGTGCCACAAAGGCCTTTGTGAAGCAGTTTAGCCTAAATTTAAGAAACGATCTAGTTGGTACAAATATCAGGGTGACAAACATCGAGCCGGGGCTTTGTAAGACTGAATTTAGTGAGGTTAGATTTAGGGGAGATAAGGCAAAGGCGGATAGTCTTTATGAAAATACAAATTTCATCACGTCTGAGGATATCGCGACGATTTTGGTAAATTGTCTAAATATGCCTGGAAGTGTCAACATAAACAGGGTCGAAGTCATGGCAAATACGCAGACTTGGGCTGGGCTTGCGATAGAAAAATTTTAA
- a CDS encoding Na+/H+ antiporter NhaC family protein, with product MRQILLLLFFSVALFGVDPEAAKRNAEIYGVFTLIPPVVAIALAFITKDVILSLFIGVFSGTFLINIINENIFMGIVKGFTGIVSRVVESMADKTDSGILLQVLCIGGVVALITKMGGTKAVALWLSKKAKSGISAQISTWLMGIFVFFDDYANALIVGPIMRPISDKFKISREKLAFIIDATAAPIAGIAIISTWVGLEVSLIEKGYELVGETGINAYSIFIETIPYRFYNLFILFFIVCTALMQREYGPMLLAERRARKGELHSGKTQIQDLEDKTLEPKEGVKLSAANAVVPLLVLVIGAFTSFYFSGLAALEGDALKNALANPLSFSTFKDTFGAADSATSLFQAALLASIVAITMGVWRKIFDVKEAISTWVKGWKTMIITVVILLLAWSLSAVIKELGTSRYLVDLLSSSTPKFILPVAVFILGSFISFSTGTSYGTMGILMPLAIPLAYAVGKNYGLEGDAMHAYMIVNISGVLTGAIFGDHCSPISDTTILSSMGAGCNHIDHVSTQMVYALSVCAVCVLVGYLPVALGLSVWIALPCGFLAIWALVRFVGKKVEA from the coding sequence GTGAGACAAATTTTATTATTACTTTTTTTTAGCGTTGCGCTTTTTGGTGTCGATCCAGAAGCGGCAAAGAGAAACGCTGAAATTTATGGCGTATTTACGCTTATACCGCCTGTTGTGGCAATAGCACTTGCTTTTATCACAAAAGACGTCATCTTGTCGCTATTTATAGGTGTTTTTAGCGGAACATTTCTCATAAATATCATCAATGAAAACATCTTTATGGGTATCGTAAAAGGCTTTACAGGTATCGTTTCAAGGGTCGTTGAATCAATGGCTGATAAGACTGACTCAGGAATTTTACTTCAAGTGCTTTGTATCGGTGGTGTGGTCGCACTTATCACAAAAATGGGTGGTACAAAGGCGGTTGCTCTTTGGCTTAGCAAAAAGGCAAAAAGCGGCATTTCAGCTCAAATTTCAACGTGGCTGATGGGAATTTTTGTATTTTTTGATGACTATGCAAATGCTCTAATAGTAGGTCCAATTATGAGACCAATAAGCGATAAATTTAAAATAAGCCGCGAAAAACTAGCTTTTATCATAGATGCTACCGCAGCACCGATCGCTGGCATAGCTATCATCTCGACATGGGTTGGCCTTGAGGTTTCACTCATCGAAAAGGGCTATGAGTTAGTTGGAGAGACTGGCATTAACGCTTATTCTATATTTATCGAGACAATTCCATATAGATTTTACAACCTCTTCATCTTATTTTTTATAGTCTGTACAGCCTTGATGCAACGTGAATACGGACCAATGCTATTAGCTGAAAGACGTGCCAGAAAGGGCGAGCTTCACTCAGGTAAAACTCAAATCCAAGATCTTGAAGATAAAACACTTGAGCCAAAAGAGGGTGTAAAACTAAGCGCTGCAAATGCTGTTGTGCCACTTCTTGTGCTGGTCATTGGCGCATTTACTAGTTTTTACTTTAGTGGTCTTGCTGCACTTGAGGGTGATGCTCTTAAAAATGCACTTGCTAATCCGCTTTCATTTTCTACATTTAAAGATACCTTTGGCGCAGCTGACTCGGCTACATCGCTATTTCAAGCAGCACTACTTGCTAGTATCGTAGCTATCACAATGGGTGTTTGGCGTAAAATTTTTGACGTAAAAGAGGCTATCAGCACATGGGTAAAAGGCTGGAAGACTATGATAATTACGGTTGTCATTTTGCTTCTTGCGTGGAGCCTTAGTGCTGTTATCAAAGAGCTTGGCACATCAAGATATTTGGTTGATCTATTAAGCTCTTCAACGCCTAAATTTATCCTGCCAGTTGCTGTTTTTATCCTTGGTTCGTTTATTAGCTTCTCGACTGGAACAAGCTATGGCACAATGGGGATTTTAATGCCTCTAGCTATCCCACTAGCTTATGCTGTCGGCAAAAACTACGGCCTAGAGGGCGATGCGATGCACGCTTATATGATCGTAAATATCTCAGGCGTACTTACAGGTGCGATCTTTGGTGATCACTGCTCACCGATCTCGGATACTACGATCCTTTCATCAATGGGCGCAGGATGTAACCATATCGATCACGTCTCAACTCAAATGGTATATGCACTTAGTGTTTGTGCGGTTTGTGTGCTAGTTGGCTACTTGCCAGTTGCACTTGGTCTTAGCGTTTGGATCGCACTTCCTTGCGGATTTTTAGCGATTTGGGCACTAGTTAGATTTGTTGGAAAGAAAGTAGAAGCATAA